Proteins encoded in a region of the Sphingomonas jaspsi DSM 18422 genome:
- the mgtE gene encoding magnesium transporter: protein MSDSDIIATPLHEPETQVENDAVMDEEDRLRPRFVREVLDAVADGDDEEARSLVAELHPADIADLIELTPADERGDLIQALEGLVDADVYAELNEFVREDVIDEMEPQQVADLAAQLDTDDAVAIIEDLEEDEQRAVLRAMEPYDRAAVEEALTYPEETAGRLMQRDLIAVPEHWTIGQVIDYLRSGEELADDFWEVFVVNPQHHPVGTCKLSLILRSPRSTPVAEVMKRKQTLIPVDLDQEEVALKFQKYALISAAVVDPSGRLVGMITVDDIVHIIQEEAGEDALLLSGAGEGDINEPLVDTYKARVRWLAANLLTALVAATVIRFFEHSIERMAILAALMPIVAGVGGNAGTQTLAVTVRAIATNQLTGSNHWRAVWREIRVALMNGLTIAVLIGVGVSLFLGSSELGVVIAAAMLTNIVIAGLAGVLVPLGLERAGADPAVASSVFVTMVTDSMGFLVFLGLATAAGLAG, encoded by the coding sequence ATGAGCGACAGCGACATCATCGCCACCCCTCTGCATGAGCCCGAGACCCAGGTCGAAAACGATGCGGTGATGGACGAGGAAGACCGGCTGCGGCCGCGCTTCGTCCGCGAAGTGCTCGACGCCGTCGCCGACGGCGATGACGAGGAAGCGCGGTCGCTGGTCGCCGAGCTCCACCCGGCCGACATCGCCGACCTCATCGAATTGACGCCTGCGGACGAGCGCGGCGACCTTATCCAGGCGCTCGAAGGGCTGGTCGACGCCGACGTTTACGCCGAACTCAACGAATTCGTCCGCGAAGACGTCATCGACGAGATGGAGCCGCAGCAGGTCGCCGACCTCGCCGCCCAGCTCGATACCGACGACGCGGTCGCGATCATCGAAGACCTGGAGGAAGATGAGCAGCGCGCCGTCCTCCGCGCGATGGAGCCTTACGATCGCGCCGCGGTCGAAGAAGCGCTTACCTATCCGGAAGAAACCGCTGGCCGCCTCATGCAGCGCGACCTCATCGCGGTGCCGGAACATTGGACCATCGGCCAGGTCATCGACTACCTCCGGTCGGGCGAGGAACTGGCCGACGATTTCTGGGAAGTGTTCGTCGTCAATCCGCAGCACCATCCGGTCGGCACCTGCAAGCTGTCGCTGATCTTGCGCTCGCCCCGGTCGACCCCGGTCGCCGAGGTGATGAAGCGCAAGCAGACGCTGATCCCGGTCGACCTCGACCAGGAAGAAGTGGCGCTGAAGTTCCAGAAATACGCGCTCATCTCCGCTGCGGTGGTGGACCCGTCGGGCCGCCTGGTCGGCATGATCACGGTCGACGACATCGTCCACATCATTCAGGAAGAAGCCGGAGAGGACGCGCTGCTGCTGTCTGGTGCGGGCGAAGGCGACATCAACGAGCCGCTGGTCGACACCTACAAGGCGCGGGTGCGCTGGCTAGCGGCCAACCTGCTGACCGCGCTCGTCGCGGCGACCGTCATCCGCTTTTTCGAACATTCGATCGAACGCATGGCCATTCTCGCGGCGCTGATGCCGATCGTCGCGGGGGTCGGCGGCAATGCGGGCACCCAGACGCTTGCCGTCACCGTGCGTGCCATCGCGACCAACCAGCTTACCGGGTCAAACCATTGGCGTGCGGTGTGGCGCGAGATCCGCGTGGCGCTGATGAACGGATTGACGATCGCCGTCCTGATCGGGGTCGGCGTCAGCCTGTTCCTCGGCAGCTCCGAACTCGGTGTCGTCATCGCCGCCGCGATGCTGACCAATATCGTGATCGCCGGGCTGGCCGGCGTGCTGGTTCCGCTGGGGCTGGAGCGAGCAGGTGCCGACCCGGCGGTCGCTTCGTCGGTGTTCGTGACGATGGTCACCGATTCGATGGGCTTCCTCGTCTTCCTGGGCCTTGCGACGGCCGCGGGACTCGCCGGCTAG
- a CDS encoding SDR family NAD(P)-dependent oxidoreductase codes for MTEAVALITGASAGLGVDFARQLSARGRRLVLVARRKDRLDALAAQLGNARAVELDLSEPNAADKLMADLAAHGEHVDLLVNNAGFGLTGKFVGQDGKRLRQMIDLNCGLLTELAHAVMPGMIERNSGQILNVASTAAFQPGPGMAVYFATKAYVLSFSEALHEEVKGDGVTVSALCPGPTATEFGQVAGFGGHPVVDKMFMTSPEVVRIGLEGIDAGKAVVIPGFANKAGAQGHRFLPRSILRKIAGTIKL; via the coding sequence ATGACCGAAGCGGTCGCCCTCATCACCGGCGCCTCGGCAGGGCTTGGCGTCGATTTCGCGCGCCAGCTTTCGGCCAGGGGCCGCCGGCTGGTGCTGGTCGCCCGCCGCAAGGACCGGCTCGACGCGCTGGCGGCCCAACTCGGCAACGCCCGCGCGGTCGAGCTGGACCTCAGCGAACCGAATGCGGCGGACAAGTTGATGGCCGACCTTGCCGCCCATGGCGAACATGTCGATCTGTTGGTCAATAACGCCGGCTTCGGCCTGACCGGCAAGTTCGTCGGGCAGGACGGCAAGCGGCTGCGCCAGATGATCGACCTCAATTGCGGCCTGTTGACCGAACTGGCGCACGCCGTGATGCCGGGCATGATCGAGCGCAATTCGGGTCAGATCCTCAACGTCGCCTCGACCGCCGCCTTCCAGCCGGGCCCCGGCATGGCGGTCTATTTCGCGACCAAGGCCTATGTGCTGTCATTTAGCGAAGCGCTGCACGAAGAAGTAAAGGGCGACGGCGTGACCGTCTCGGCGCTCTGCCCGGGACCGACCGCGACCGAATTCGGCCAAGTGGCCGGGTTCGGCGGCCATCCGGTCGTCGACAAGATGTTCATGACCTCACCCGAGGTCGTCCGAATCGGGCTGGAGGGCATCGACGCCGGAAAGGCGGTTGTGATTCCTGGCTTTGCCAACAAGGCGGGGGCGCAGGGGCACCGCTTCCTACCCCGCAGCATCCTGAGGAAGATCGCCGGCACGATTAAATTGTGA
- a CDS encoding peptidylprolyl isomerase yields the protein MADANTLTLTLSTGGDVVIKLRPDLAPGHVARIAGLAKDGFYDGVVFHRVIPGFMAQGGDPTGTGMGGSDLPDLKAEFNAEPHVRGTCSMARAQNPNSANSQFFICFDDARFLDNQYTVWGQVESGMEYVDALPTGEPVRDPGKIVKATVA from the coding sequence ATGGCCGACGCCAACACCCTGACCCTCACCCTTTCGACCGGCGGCGACGTCGTGATCAAGCTCCGTCCGGACCTTGCGCCGGGTCACGTCGCGCGCATCGCCGGCCTCGCAAAGGACGGTTTCTACGATGGCGTCGTGTTCCATCGCGTTATCCCGGGCTTCATGGCGCAGGGCGGCGACCCGACCGGCACCGGCATGGGCGGCAGCGACCTTCCCGACCTGAAGGCCGAATTCAACGCCGAACCGCATGTTCGCGGCACCTGCTCGATGGCGCGTGCGCAGAACCCGAATAGTGCGAACAGCCAGTTCTTCATCTGCTTCGACGACGCCCGCTTCCTCGACAACCAGTATACCGTCTGGGGCCAGGTCGAGAGCGGGATGGAATATGTCGACGCGCTGCCGACCGGCGAACCCGTGCGCGACCCGGGCAAGATCGTCAAGGCGACGGTGGCCTGA